The following are encoded in a window of Brevibacillus sp. DP1.3A genomic DNA:
- a CDS encoding TIGR01212 family radical SAM protein (This family includes YhcC from E. coli K-12, an uncharacterized radical SAM protein.) — translation MKLATDIHNNDVPLLWGDKRYHTWNYHLRGTFHEKIFKVPLDGGFSCPNRDGKVATGGCTFCSARGSGDFAGDRRMDLERQFHDVKNRMHEKWPQAKYLGFFQAYTNTYAPVEELREMYEVILQQEGVVGLSIATRPDCLPDDVVEYLAELNERTYLWVELGLQTVHEHTAQLINRAHDYQCYVDAVERLRKHNIRVCSHIIYGLPGESHEEMMQTADAVAHLDVQGIKIHLLHLLRKTPMVKQYEAGLLEFLSQEEYTKLVVDTLEILPPEMIVHRITGDGPPDLLIGPMWSRKKWEVLNGIDAELKARNSWQGKFFVPRT, via the coding sequence ATGAAGCTCGCGACAGATATTCACAACAACGACGTCCCATTGTTGTGGGGCGATAAACGATACCATACATGGAATTATCATTTAAGAGGGACTTTTCACGAAAAGATTTTCAAGGTTCCATTGGATGGCGGTTTTAGTTGTCCGAATCGGGATGGGAAAGTAGCGACAGGCGGCTGCACGTTCTGCAGCGCGAGAGGATCTGGAGATTTTGCTGGTGATCGCAGAATGGATCTGGAAAGACAGTTTCATGATGTGAAAAACCGCATGCATGAGAAATGGCCGCAAGCCAAGTATTTGGGCTTCTTCCAAGCGTACACGAATACGTATGCACCTGTGGAGGAGCTGCGGGAGATGTACGAAGTTATCCTCCAGCAAGAAGGTGTAGTCGGACTCTCCATTGCCACACGACCTGACTGCCTGCCAGACGATGTTGTGGAGTATTTGGCTGAATTGAATGAGCGCACATATTTGTGGGTGGAGCTCGGTCTACAGACAGTCCATGAGCACACAGCCCAGTTAATTAATCGAGCGCACGATTATCAATGCTACGTGGATGCTGTAGAGAGGTTGCGCAAGCACAACATCCGTGTATGCTCTCATATCATCTACGGATTGCCAGGAGAGAGCCACGAAGAGATGATGCAGACGGCAGATGCTGTGGCACATCTGGATGTGCAGGGGATCAAGATACACCTGTTGCACCTTCTGCGCAAAACGCCGATGGTGAAGCAATACGAAGCAGGACTCCTGGAATTCCTGTCACAGGAAGAGTACACGAAGCTCGTTGTGGATACATTGGAAATTTTACCTCCAGAGATGATTGTTCATCGAATCACAGGGGACGGACCACCTGATCTCTTGATTGGACCGATGTGGAGTCGTAAAAAGTGGGAAGTTCTGAATGGCATTGATGCAGAACTGAAAGCGCGGAATAGTTGGCAAGGAAAGTTTTTCGTGCCACGTACGTAA
- a CDS encoding glycosyltransferase family 2 protein — protein sequence MSVIREIIEGLFIGFTSAVGVIGTYQTLVSCAGLFRKKEQVTTEPQKTFAVLVAAHNESAVIAPLIENLKKLDYPREMYDIFVICDNCTDNTAEISRAHGAIACERFDTSKRGKGYGIEWMLENLWARPKQYDAVVMFDADNLVEKNFLKVMNDRLSKGARVIQGYLDSKNPFDSWITLSYAVTYWFTNRMWQLARHNLGLPNTLGGTGLCIESNLLKEMGWGATSLTEDLEFATRCIERGIYPTWAHDTKVWDEKPIDLKSSMRQRLRWMQGHYDVAGRYIRAVLFNGLKSRKLGMLDAAFYLFQPMYVLMVTMMSVLFLARFFDIGTLTTVSTILPTWLVYGSTAVFYLLPILALYLDKVPWKGYFGLLLLPFFFLTWLPIMFYAFFTKKNQEWSHTSHTRAIRIEEIQQ from the coding sequence ATGAGTGTAATTAGAGAGATCATTGAGGGATTATTCATCGGATTTACTTCTGCGGTGGGTGTAATCGGCACATACCAAACACTAGTTTCTTGTGCAGGCCTGTTCCGCAAAAAAGAGCAAGTAACAACTGAGCCGCAAAAGACGTTTGCTGTGCTCGTGGCAGCTCACAATGAGAGCGCCGTAATTGCTCCGCTTATTGAAAACCTGAAGAAACTCGACTATCCACGTGAAATGTACGACATCTTCGTCATTTGCGACAACTGTACAGATAACACGGCAGAAATTAGTCGGGCGCATGGTGCAATTGCATGTGAGCGTTTTGACACATCCAAGCGTGGGAAAGGCTACGGCATCGAATGGATGCTGGAGAACCTCTGGGCAAGACCTAAGCAGTATGACGCTGTCGTCATGTTTGATGCTGACAACTTGGTTGAGAAAAACTTCCTGAAAGTAATGAATGACCGTCTCAGCAAAGGGGCGCGTGTGATTCAAGGTTACCTCGACTCCAAGAACCCGTTTGATTCCTGGATTACGTTGTCCTATGCAGTTACCTACTGGTTTACAAACCGTATGTGGCAGCTGGCTCGTCACAATTTGGGACTGCCGAATACTTTGGGCGGAACTGGCTTGTGCATTGAGAGCAACCTGCTCAAAGAAATGGGCTGGGGAGCAACCAGTCTCACGGAAGACCTGGAATTTGCAACACGTTGTATTGAACGCGGTATTTACCCGACTTGGGCACATGACACCAAGGTCTGGGATGAAAAACCGATTGATTTAAAATCGTCAATGCGCCAGCGTTTGCGTTGGATGCAAGGGCATTACGATGTGGCAGGACGCTACATTCGAGCTGTTTTGTTTAATGGATTGAAGTCAAGAAAGCTGGGAATGCTTGACGCAGCCTTCTACCTCTTCCAACCGATGTATGTGCTGATGGTGACGATGATGTCGGTATTGTTCTTGGCGAGATTTTTTGATATCGGTACGCTGACAACAGTATCCACGATCTTGCCTACATGGCTGGTATACGGTTCGACTGCCGTGTTCTACCTGTTGCCGATCTTGGCCCTCTATTTGGATAAAGTTCCGTGGAAGGGGTATTTCGGGCTCCTCTTACTACCATTCTTTTTCCTGACCTGGCTTCCGATTATGTTTTACGCGTTCTTTACGAAGAAAAACCAAGAGTGGAGTCACACCTCCCACACACGCGCGATTCGCATCGAGGAGATCCAGCAATAG
- a CDS encoding endonuclease/exonuclease/phosphatase family protein — protein sequence MRVVSYNIHSGRDLWWRKRLNEMTLTLKDLQPDIIGLQEVHQNGKYGYQARYIADQLQYHLAFSPSIAIGDGYYGNALLSKYALENVDAIVLPARKEQRTLLYASFQGFGRTITLCVTHCSLNQVSRLAQLQLMSTLIQQHAKAPLLLMGDFNASNVSFSPHLMDCALVSGQEKRPTLPAFRRRLDYIFASHHWNIEHYELLPVNWSDHVPVIVDLRLTESPALEE from the coding sequence GTGCGTGTAGTCAGCTACAACATTCATAGCGGCCGTGACCTCTGGTGGCGAAAACGTCTGAACGAAATGACTCTGACTTTAAAGGACTTGCAGCCAGACATCATCGGACTTCAGGAAGTCCATCAAAACGGAAAGTATGGGTATCAAGCGAGATACATCGCTGATCAATTACAGTATCACTTGGCCTTCTCCCCTTCGATCGCAATAGGAGATGGATATTACGGCAATGCACTACTATCGAAGTACGCTCTTGAAAATGTCGACGCCATCGTTTTGCCAGCCAGAAAAGAGCAACGAACCCTCCTGTATGCATCCTTCCAAGGATTCGGTCGTACGATTACGCTTTGTGTTACACACTGCAGCTTAAATCAAGTAAGCAGACTGGCCCAACTGCAGCTCATGTCCACATTGATACAGCAACACGCAAAAGCCCCATTACTCCTAATGGGGGATTTCAACGCAAGTAATGTGTCCTTTTCACCACACCTGATGGACTGTGCTCTTGTCTCAGGTCAGGAAAAAAGACCAACGCTTCCAGCCTTCCGCCGTCGTCTGGACTATATTTTTGCTTCCCATCACTGGAATATTGAGCACTATGAGCTGCTACCTGTCAATTGGTCGGATCATGTCCCGGTCATTGTGGATTTGAGGCTGACTGAATCCCCAGCTCTCGAAGAATAA
- a CDS encoding alkaline phosphatase family protein, with protein MKKVILFLIDSMMPDVLERCIAANKAPALRFFMEHSQYIPDCVTVFPTMTASIDCSLITGVYPDQHKVPGLVWYDAEQKKMVNYINGAASIRKIGISSCGGNVLFDLNERHLSKDVKTIHEVLEENNLVSGSINVIAHRGHKQHKVKMPTLLDTITSFSLREKVSGPTIMSMGTLVRPALFRTVPWDFSQSALEGYGINDAYAIDVMIEVIRSGQQPHFTLVYLPENDHKLHNSPEDAVQHLADVDKQLARLLDSFASWEQMLERNVCILISDHGQTVIGESEDHNIPLDHLLGNFSIHALGTDVTSEVEVVICNNERMTFLYPVNGTDPLSIVEAVSVEERIDLIAWKEGEKVKVRRGGTQQEMCFWRNGEYRDAYGSSWSVEGDVSVLDVQYDGECLSFDTYPDAFSRLYGSLFSQTVDVVVVTAAKSYEFLSECAPTHLGGGSHGSLHKQDSLIPLVITGASEMFPLPARLVDVKDFILRELGIQSASNPQ; from the coding sequence ATGAAAAAGGTCATACTTTTCCTGATCGACTCCATGATGCCTGATGTTCTGGAGCGATGCATTGCTGCCAATAAAGCACCGGCACTTCGATTTTTCATGGAGCATAGCCAGTACATACCAGATTGTGTGACCGTTTTCCCTACGATGACGGCTTCGATAGATTGCTCCCTCATTACGGGAGTTTACCCCGATCAGCACAAAGTACCGGGGTTAGTTTGGTATGATGCAGAGCAGAAAAAGATGGTGAATTATATTAATGGGGCCGCTTCTATCCGAAAAATAGGTATTTCGAGCTGTGGCGGAAATGTCCTTTTTGATTTGAATGAACGTCATCTTAGCAAGGATGTCAAAACCATTCATGAGGTACTGGAAGAAAACAATCTCGTATCTGGTTCCATCAATGTGATCGCCCATCGCGGACATAAGCAGCATAAGGTGAAAATGCCGACCTTGCTTGATACAATTACATCTTTCTCCCTGCGAGAAAAGGTGAGTGGTCCAACGATCATGAGTATGGGGACGCTGGTGCGCCCGGCGTTATTTCGTACCGTCCCGTGGGATTTCTCCCAATCCGCTTTGGAAGGCTACGGAATTAATGATGCATATGCAATCGATGTTATGATTGAGGTGATACGTAGCGGTCAGCAGCCACATTTTACGCTAGTCTATCTGCCAGAGAATGATCATAAACTCCACAATTCCCCGGAGGATGCCGTACAGCACTTGGCAGATGTAGACAAGCAATTGGCTCGTTTGCTGGATAGCTTCGCTTCATGGGAGCAAATGCTGGAGAGAAACGTATGTATTTTGATTAGTGATCATGGACAGACCGTCATCGGAGAAAGTGAAGACCACAATATTCCGTTGGATCATCTTCTGGGGAATTTTTCGATCCATGCGCTTGGTACTGATGTGACATCAGAAGTGGAAGTGGTCATTTGCAATAATGAGCGTATGACTTTTTTGTACCCAGTGAATGGAACGGATCCACTTTCTATTGTAGAAGCGGTTAGTGTGGAAGAAAGAATTGATTTGATTGCTTGGAAAGAGGGCGAGAAGGTAAAGGTGCGTCGGGGGGGAACACAACAGGAAATGTGTTTTTGGCGCAATGGGGAGTATCGAGATGCGTACGGTTCTTCTTGGTCCGTTGAAGGGGACGTTTCCGTGCTGGATGTGCAATATGATGGAGAGTGTCTTTCTTTTGATACATACCCGGATGCTTTTTCTCGGCTATACGGGTCGTTGTTCTCGCAGACCGTTGACGTGGTAGTCGTTACTGCTGCCAAGAGCTATGAATTTTTATCGGAATGTGCACCCACGCATTTAGGTGGAGGAAGTCACGGATCACTGCATAAGCAAGATTCGCTGATTCCGTTAGTGATTACAGGTGCTTCGGAGATGTTTCCACTCCCAGCAAGACTGGTAGATGTCAAAGATTTTATTCTTCGAGAGCTGGGGATTCAGTCAGCCTCAAATCCACAATGA
- a CDS encoding S41 family peptidase, with amino-acid sequence MKRISQWAVATVLLLTTVLPVQAAEYPYEETEEVFLHVMESHLSKPAAKQLVKGALEEVSEQAEQKKQLQFNVSEEDDTWDELELRLAEWQKKGGFDTLTMNTWAIDGMLSTLNDPHSVFFTQDELRLFQSDVENQFVGFGFRLRLQKDHIIIREIVPNSPAAASSLQRGDQLIKVNETSLVGKTFEEAYAYLKGNEGTEAVLTVYRPSDKREHQVKLKRAFMTLPEAEGQMFTKGAVGYISLETFGSEGAIQVRDKLAELSRVQKPLSGLVLDLRDNGGGYLSTARDIASLFMEEGLLMYTTNRNGVEVETWVRNGQDIGIPVRILVNGGTASASELLSGALRDHGIAKLVGTKTFGKGSAQQVIPLSEGDALKLTLNEYFTPKHTVVNHVGLQPDMVVEDYGAQVVEALHSLNVNTWELSDAEGDTVINGIPFPTVDPLFKQTPQGLQIRAAVLSHLLGDPSIGEKDYVVLAPYLKKYPALKLQTKNGVNTLAFTS; translated from the coding sequence ATGAAGCGAATTAGTCAATGGGCAGTAGCGACTGTCCTGCTACTCACAACTGTTCTTCCTGTGCAAGCGGCAGAGTATCCTTACGAAGAAACAGAAGAAGTGTTCTTGCACGTCATGGAGAGCCACTTGAGCAAGCCGGCAGCCAAACAATTGGTAAAAGGGGCTCTAGAGGAGGTCAGTGAGCAGGCTGAACAGAAAAAACAGCTTCAGTTCAACGTTTCTGAAGAAGATGATACTTGGGACGAGTTGGAATTGAGGCTTGCAGAATGGCAGAAGAAAGGCGGGTTTGATACGCTGACGATGAACACGTGGGCGATTGATGGAATGCTCTCCACACTCAATGACCCGCACAGCGTATTTTTCACCCAAGACGAATTGCGACTGTTCCAATCTGACGTTGAAAATCAATTCGTCGGATTTGGCTTTCGTCTGCGGCTTCAAAAAGATCATATTATCATCCGTGAAATCGTTCCGAATTCTCCAGCAGCAGCATCTTCTTTGCAACGAGGCGATCAATTGATCAAAGTCAATGAGACCTCGTTGGTCGGAAAGACTTTTGAAGAAGCGTATGCTTATTTGAAGGGCAACGAAGGGACCGAAGCCGTTCTTACTGTTTATCGTCCATCCGACAAACGGGAGCATCAGGTAAAGCTGAAGCGTGCTTTCATGACCTTGCCGGAAGCGGAAGGACAGATGTTTACGAAAGGCGCGGTTGGCTATATCAGTCTTGAAACATTCGGATCAGAAGGAGCTATCCAGGTAAGGGATAAGCTCGCAGAACTTTCTCGTGTGCAAAAACCGTTGTCCGGATTGGTGTTAGACCTGCGGGATAATGGCGGGGGATACTTGTCCACAGCGCGGGACATTGCGAGCCTCTTCATGGAAGAAGGCTTGCTCATGTACACCACGAATCGCAATGGGGTAGAGGTAGAGACGTGGGTACGAAATGGACAGGATATCGGCATTCCTGTGCGAATTTTGGTAAACGGCGGAACAGCTTCTGCATCTGAGCTGTTGTCAGGTGCGCTGCGTGATCATGGCATCGCCAAACTTGTGGGTACCAAAACATTTGGAAAAGGGAGTGCCCAACAAGTTATTCCGTTGTCGGAAGGTGACGCACTCAAGCTTACACTGAATGAATATTTTACTCCTAAGCATACAGTGGTGAATCACGTAGGACTTCAACCAGATATGGTTGTGGAGGATTATGGAGCACAAGTAGTAGAAGCTCTCCATTCATTGAACGTCAATACATGGGAACTGAGTGACGCAGAAGGCGATACAGTCATCAATGGAATTCCTTTCCCAACAGTGGATCCTCTCTTTAAACAAACGCCTCAAGGGCTGCAAATCCGAGCTGCTGTACTTTCGCATCTACTGGGTGATCCGTCCATTGGCGAAAAAGATTATGTGGTACTTGCTCCGTATTTGAAGAAGTACCCTGCACTAAAACTGCAAACGAAAAATGGTGTCAATACCCTCGCATTTACTTCGTAA
- a CDS encoding S-layer homology domain-containing protein translates to MQKLIRTISCGLLTLSLLTPGVASAAGGLLPYNDINKHWAKNAIIQGVQLGLFEAGPNVPKFYPNRDMTRAEFLVMIDRLYYGGQYQIYPLTFLSEHSEWARAEGFQEPYLPYKDVDRLTWMYKPTLRISTILDRLYGPNAIQYIFPGEMMKPNQPISNEEAAKILQMFTMSPDSKNAWEEVRSWGWLEGEKTDRVKRGDAAVAADRMVNYFLQDGIMPMLDYDGKKFPMVPDVEEVLPLFATYTDPKTTEEQIYVDAAAAIRSRNDSEETFEQLRKLADSSFPNQVGVHYLLSWNPETPIETNLEEAFLAIDAYFEDKIILPDTLGLLSANVYDIALQLGNKDQSQYKKVLDRLSAYEQKVKQDSKEWESLAMYVGALEIRSGQVDLALARYQRFADRSPEALLNTSYYYLQEGRMQEAEEILAAMKPKASDSRMNQLHKMLRQEFASLKDQPAIISDLGYSLRQLDNADTYQVKGEAVLSGLTFSYTQDINKEKQISRISGFYQSPQKLISDKLLSYTDGKTNTQYSYDTDRQTWDKNRTDKVDFLHEWVGAVKVVDRAKELHARYYKQSYGKYDVITEWIPGSMLVEKSKKVTLGQGKVKDVPLFMNKYYIDRASDQIVKHTWRYEEIYEGDEYVAYSGTDNYDFTSNVAFSIPDDVRKGVAP, encoded by the coding sequence GTGCAAAAACTAATCCGGACGATTTCTTGTGGATTATTAACGTTAAGCTTACTCACCCCCGGCGTCGCATCAGCGGCTGGGGGCTTATTGCCATACAATGACATCAACAAGCACTGGGCGAAAAACGCAATCATTCAAGGTGTGCAGCTCGGTTTGTTTGAAGCTGGTCCAAATGTTCCGAAGTTTTACCCAAATCGTGACATGACACGTGCGGAATTTCTCGTCATGATCGATCGTCTTTATTACGGTGGGCAGTATCAGATCTATCCGCTTACTTTCTTATCCGAGCATTCGGAGTGGGCGAGAGCTGAAGGTTTTCAGGAACCGTATTTGCCGTATAAAGATGTCGATCGCCTAACGTGGATGTACAAACCAACGCTGCGCATTTCCACGATCTTGGATAGACTGTACGGTCCAAATGCGATTCAGTACATTTTTCCTGGTGAGATGATGAAGCCGAATCAGCCGATTAGCAACGAAGAAGCTGCGAAGATATTGCAAATGTTCACGATGTCTCCAGATAGTAAAAATGCTTGGGAAGAAGTGCGTTCCTGGGGATGGCTAGAGGGAGAAAAAACGGATCGGGTGAAGCGGGGAGATGCTGCAGTCGCAGCAGATCGCATGGTGAATTATTTCCTTCAGGATGGAATCATGCCTATGTTGGATTACGATGGGAAAAAGTTCCCAATGGTCCCAGACGTCGAAGAGGTATTGCCGTTATTCGCAACCTATACAGATCCCAAAACAACAGAAGAACAGATTTATGTAGATGCAGCTGCCGCTATTCGCAGTAGAAATGATAGTGAGGAGACTTTTGAACAGTTACGCAAGTTGGCGGATTCCTCTTTCCCGAATCAAGTCGGTGTTCACTATTTATTGAGCTGGAATCCTGAGACGCCGATTGAAACCAATTTGGAGGAAGCTTTTCTTGCTATCGACGCTTACTTCGAAGACAAAATCATTCTCCCGGACACACTTGGGCTATTGAGTGCGAATGTGTATGATATTGCTTTACAGCTAGGGAACAAGGATCAAAGCCAATACAAAAAAGTGCTCGACCGCCTTAGTGCTTATGAACAAAAAGTGAAGCAAGATTCCAAAGAATGGGAATCGCTCGCCATGTATGTGGGGGCACTGGAAATCAGGAGTGGTCAGGTAGACCTAGCGTTGGCACGTTACCAGCGATTTGCCGACAGGAGCCCGGAGGCATTGTTGAATACTTCCTATTATTATTTGCAGGAAGGACGTATGCAGGAAGCAGAAGAAATTCTTGCTGCGATGAAACCGAAAGCGTCAGACAGCAGAATGAATCAGCTGCACAAAATGTTGCGTCAAGAGTTTGCGTCATTAAAAGATCAGCCAGCTATTATTTCTGATTTGGGATACTCTTTGCGCCAGCTGGACAATGCCGACACCTACCAAGTGAAGGGTGAAGCGGTGTTGAGTGGATTGACGTTCTCATACACACAGGATATTAACAAGGAAAAACAAATAAGCAGAATATCCGGCTTTTATCAATCTCCGCAAAAACTAATATCAGACAAGCTGCTCTCCTATACAGACGGGAAAACAAACACGCAATACTCGTATGATACGGATCGGCAGACATGGGACAAGAATAGAACGGACAAAGTTGACTTTTTGCACGAGTGGGTTGGTGCTGTCAAGGTAGTCGATCGTGCCAAGGAGCTTCATGCTCGTTACTACAAGCAATCGTACGGGAAGTACGATGTCATTACGGAGTGGATTCCTGGCTCTATGCTGGTAGAGAAATCCAAGAAGGTTACGCTCGGACAAGGAAAAGTAAAAGACGTTCCCTTGTTCATGAACAAGTATTATATTGATCGGGCCAGCGACCAAATTGTTAAACATACGTGGCGTTATGAAGAAATTTATGAGGGCGACGAATATGTAGCCTATTCGGGTACTGACAATTACGACTTTACAAGCAATGTTGCATTCTCGATACCTGATGATGTTCGAAAAGGGGTGGCACCATGA
- a CDS encoding Nif3-like dinuclear metal center hexameric protein, with product MLAHGQTVIQYVERLAPKSLAMEGDKIGLHVGTLQKKVKKVMIALDVLESVVDEAIAEGVDLIVAHHAVIYRPLKNLRTDLAAGRVFEKLIKHDIAVYTAHTNLDVAYGGMNDWLAEAVGLTDVDVLDVLSREAWKKLVVFVPATHKEAVFSALAGAGAGHVGNYSHCSFQTEGTGTFLPGEGTNPHIGSTGQLEKAEEVRIEMIVPGSRQSAVVKAMLAAHPYEEVAYDIIPLEQSGTTYGIGRIGTLPAPLTLREFALLVKERFSLHGLRVVGDLDSTVKKVAVVGGDGSSFVSKAIFKGADVYLTGDIGYHTAHDAQAEGLSIVDAGHNIEKIMKEKLATILLEQLQANGYETEVIPSRMHTDPFQFV from the coding sequence ATGCTTGCGCACGGACAAACAGTAATCCAGTATGTAGAACGTCTGGCGCCAAAATCGCTGGCGATGGAAGGCGACAAGATTGGCCTTCATGTAGGCACCTTGCAAAAAAAGGTAAAAAAAGTAATGATCGCACTAGACGTGCTGGAATCTGTGGTGGATGAAGCAATTGCAGAGGGAGTAGACCTGATTGTGGCTCACCATGCCGTCATTTATCGACCACTCAAGAACCTCCGGACGGATCTCGCCGCAGGACGTGTGTTCGAAAAGCTGATCAAGCACGACATTGCGGTATACACTGCCCATACCAATTTGGATGTTGCGTATGGGGGAATGAACGATTGGCTCGCTGAAGCGGTTGGACTCACTGACGTAGATGTACTGGATGTTCTTTCACGAGAGGCATGGAAAAAGCTCGTCGTATTCGTACCCGCTACCCATAAGGAAGCAGTATTTTCCGCACTTGCTGGAGCGGGTGCAGGGCATGTAGGCAACTATAGCCACTGTTCTTTTCAGACAGAAGGCACTGGAACCTTTTTACCAGGGGAAGGAACGAATCCCCATATCGGTTCGACAGGCCAACTGGAAAAAGCAGAGGAAGTTCGCATCGAGATGATTGTTCCCGGCTCTAGGCAATCGGCTGTGGTCAAAGCAATGCTTGCTGCCCATCCCTACGAAGAAGTCGCCTATGACATCATTCCTTTGGAGCAGTCCGGAACTACATACGGAATTGGACGAATCGGTACTTTGCCTGCACCACTGACGCTGCGTGAGTTTGCTTTGCTCGTCAAAGAACGGTTTTCCCTCCATGGCCTTCGTGTAGTTGGTGACTTGGATTCGACAGTCAAAAAAGTAGCCGTAGTAGGTGGAGACGGTAGCTCTTTTGTTTCCAAAGCCATTTTTAAAGGCGCGGATGTTTATTTAACCGGAGACATTGGTTATCACACCGCACACGATGCACAAGCAGAAGGCTTGTCGATCGTAGATGCTGGTCACAATATCGAAAAAATCATGAAGGAAAAGCTGGCGACCATTTTGCTTGAACAATTGCAGGCAAATGGTTACGAAACAGAGGTTATTCCTTCGCGCATGCACACAGATCCGTTCCAGTTTGTATAA
- a CDS encoding tRNA (adenine(22)-N(1))-methyltransferase TrmK: MTSVSISKRLQTIARYCPEGARVADIGSDHALLASYLLVKGIASFVIAGELNEGPFQAAQKQIHTLQVKDRASVRKGNGLAVLQPGEADVICIAGMGGQLIVSILEAGKDKLEGVQRLILQPNVGEEAVRLWMIENGWQLIAESILQEDGVIYEILVAERGNPTLPYEGKDRTQQELLRIGPFLWEVKSEVLQEKWLHEQEKWQKVIVQLKRSDKPEAAERIKEIEVEVKWIDEVIACLRTDKQ, encoded by the coding sequence ATGACATCAGTATCAATATCCAAGCGGCTACAAACGATTGCCCGCTATTGTCCAGAAGGAGCCCGCGTCGCCGACATCGGGTCGGATCATGCGTTGTTGGCTTCTTATTTGCTTGTAAAAGGAATTGCTTCTTTCGTGATCGCAGGCGAATTGAATGAAGGGCCTTTTCAAGCGGCACAAAAACAAATACATACATTGCAGGTAAAAGATCGCGCTTCGGTGCGTAAAGGAAACGGGCTCGCGGTATTACAGCCTGGCGAAGCAGATGTGATCTGCATTGCTGGGATGGGCGGACAACTGATCGTTTCCATTTTGGAAGCAGGAAAAGACAAACTGGAAGGTGTGCAACGCCTGATTCTGCAACCAAACGTAGGGGAAGAAGCGGTTCGCCTGTGGATGATAGAGAATGGTTGGCAGTTAATCGCCGAGTCCATTTTGCAGGAGGACGGCGTGATTTATGAGATTCTCGTCGCAGAACGAGGCAATCCTACTTTGCCTTATGAGGGCAAAGATCGTACACAACAAGAGCTCCTGCGCATTGGTCCATTTCTTTGGGAGGTAAAATCAGAGGTTTTACAAGAGAAGTGGCTACATGAGCAAGAAAAATGGCAAAAGGTCATTGTTCAATTAAAGCGTTCGGACAAGCCGGAAGCAGCAGAACGAATTAAAGAAATCGAAGTAGAAGTAAAATGGATCGATGAGGTGATCGCATGCTTGCGCACGGACAAACAGTAA